A region from the Candidatus Micrarchaeia archaeon genome encodes:
- a CDS encoding glycosyltransferase family 39 protein, whose protein sequence is MLQELKNEVKKPAVLFLIGYVLLCALLQQQYVGALKSLPSPLYGGDLYYQMGAIEHIRSGGSVLESSSMVGTTPGYLPAYGVFVAAISWLLNTDTFHGMLACSMILLFATYALWYFVLREICGDESMAVLGAIIVNVPPGDPVFKYTAFAMYFVTPIALYFFWRAWKSEELKDYAMAGIVYGLLPLCHMVLFIGMTILAALLFGIKIYRNKEYASFGALKKYAVFALIAAPLLMLYWYQPIFEYHLKFAYDRTHMELPDFGTLGVQLWFFSDIWARITSKIGLVIASAFVLLGFRKIKWDGFEGALFIASLLATFSYFITEPLLKMNFIPQYLSIMMLLPSIVVLSLGCAKEVLGGWKSGKLVLYLLLLVLAGSAFLEFQDRTAQDKWIKVGMNQTFPEEYLGLRSYLVNNTGVDDVFLSTKEVSFALNAFSGRKLVVNRWAHQNNQYLDMPGRDRDAAVMLYGKNASMSVALMKSYEVKYVFWHAYWYNSEFIFDSSGKPVDWYDPLITMNTDANRKMLDENGVKYREMKFWLDPSGRSSDIRKYDILQVSYENYDFSGNGPWNDGLDQYLEEVWSYEENGQKYAALYKVKY, encoded by the coding sequence ATGCTCCAGGAATTGAAAAACGAGGTGAAAAAGCCCGCCGTGCTGTTCCTTATCGGTTATGTGCTGCTCTGCGCACTGCTCCAGCAGCAGTATGTGGGCGCGCTCAAGTCCCTTCCGAGCCCGCTTTACGGAGGGGATTTGTACTACCAGATGGGGGCGATAGAGCACATACGAAGCGGAGGCAGCGTGCTTGAAAGCTCGTCCATGGTTGGGACGACACCCGGCTATCTCCCGGCTTACGGCGTTTTCGTCGCGGCAATCTCCTGGCTGCTCAACACGGACACGTTCCACGGGATGCTGGCTTGCTCGATGATTCTGCTGTTCGCGACATACGCGTTATGGTATTTCGTGCTCAGGGAGATATGCGGAGACGAAAGCATGGCGGTGCTCGGGGCCATAATAGTGAATGTGCCTCCGGGGGATCCGGTATTCAAGTATACCGCATTTGCGATGTACTTCGTGACTCCGATAGCGCTGTACTTCTTCTGGAGGGCGTGGAAAAGCGAGGAACTGAAGGATTACGCAATGGCTGGAATAGTGTACGGCCTGCTTCCGTTGTGCCACATGGTGCTGTTCATAGGGATGACGATTTTAGCGGCCCTGCTTTTCGGAATCAAAATCTACAGGAACAAGGAATACGCTTCATTCGGGGCGCTCAAGAAATACGCGGTATTCGCTTTGATTGCGGCGCCGCTGCTCATGCTCTACTGGTACCAGCCGATATTTGAATACCACCTCAAATTCGCGTACGACAGGACGCACATGGAGCTTCCGGACTTCGGAACGCTCGGCGTGCAGCTCTGGTTCTTTTCAGACATTTGGGCAAGGATAACATCTAAAATAGGCCTCGTGATTGCTTCGGCGTTCGTGCTGCTCGGATTCAGGAAAATCAAGTGGGACGGATTCGAAGGGGCGCTTTTCATCGCTTCGCTCCTGGCAACTTTTTCATATTTCATAACCGAGCCCCTGTTGAAGATGAATTTCATACCCCAGTATCTCTCGATCATGATGCTGCTCCCTTCCATCGTCGTGCTTTCGCTCGGGTGCGCGAAGGAAGTGCTCGGTGGATGGAAGAGCGGGAAGCTGGTGCTTTATCTCTTGCTCCTTGTGCTTGCTGGCTCCGCTTTCCTGGAATTCCAAGACAGGACTGCGCAGGACAAATGGATCAAGGTAGGGATGAACCAGACGTTCCCCGAGGAGTATCTGGGTCTCAGGAGCTACCTAGTGAACAACACCGGAGTCGATGACGTGTTTCTTTCCACAAAGGAAGTTTCGTTCGCGCTCAACGCATTCAGCGGAAGAAAACTGGTCGTGAACAGGTGGGCGCACCAGAACAATCAGTACCTGGACATGCCTGGAAGGGACCGCGACGCGGCTGTCATGCTTTACGGAAAGAACGCGAGCATGAGCGTCGCGCTGATGAAAAGCTACGAGGTTAAGTACGTGTTCTGGCACGCCTACTGGTACAACTCGGAATTTATTTTTGATAGCAGCGGAAAGCCGGTGGATTGGTACGACCCGCTTATAACGATGAACACGGACGCGAACAGGAAAATGTTGGACGAGAACGGAGTCAAGTACAGGGAGATGAAATTCTGGCTCGACCCGTCCGGGAGGAGTTCGGACATAAGGAAATACGACATACTGCAGGTTTCGTACGAGAACTACGATTTTTCAGGGAACGGACCGTGGAACGACGGGCTTGACCAATATTTGGAGGAAGTGTGGAGTTACGAGGAAAACGGGCAGAAATACGCGGCTCTTTACAAGGTAAAGTACTGA
- a CDS encoding TldD/PmbA family protein, which produces MDSEKILSALSRAGFYADARISSGFTSGLSLEDGKLTGVEGEITGMGVRALVNGSFGYAWSSSLHDFPALLKRAERLARLNKGKSKLCEPKTIRASAGKIYQIPQTEERIALLREARKFSLSKKARNSTLLLRDLSVEKTFLSSEGSFISEKQSYSYFSSVSVAKDGIQAQRGMDRLSSRKGYSDFDLCKTARNALESAERLLNSGPSPKGRFPVIMDPEMTGVFSHEALGHASEGDSIVERESLLRGKIGKKIAHESVSITDDPTFDSFGQYFYDDEGVRAQPVPIIEKGVLKNYLHSRGSAFSLKTASNGHARAESPAFPPVVRMSNTLFQKGSANESEVFDVKQGIYVIGMKGGSVDIFSGNFMFAAKEAYLVKNGSKEKILRDVTVSGHILETLGKVERVGKDFGTSPGFCGKMAQSVPVSDGGPHVRVSEMKIG; this is translated from the coding sequence ATGGACAGCGAAAAAATACTCTCCGCCCTTTCCAGGGCCGGATTCTACGCTGACGCGCGCATATCCTCAGGCTTCACCTCCGGCCTTTCGCTCGAGGACGGGAAGCTCACCGGCGTTGAAGGGGAGATAACTGGCATGGGCGTGCGCGCCCTGGTAAACGGAAGCTTCGGCTATGCGTGGAGCTCATCGCTTCATGATTTTCCGGCCCTGCTCAAAAGGGCGGAGCGCCTCGCGAGGCTCAACAAAGGCAAATCCAAGCTCTGCGAACCCAAAACAATTCGCGCTTCAGCAGGCAAAATTTACCAAATTCCGCAAACCGAGGAGCGGATTGCGCTCCTCAGGGAAGCGAGGAAATTCTCGCTTTCCAAAAAAGCCAGGAATTCCACCCTGCTCCTGCGCGACCTGAGCGTGGAAAAAACGTTCCTCAGCAGTGAGGGTTCCTTCATCTCCGAGAAGCAGAGCTACTCGTATTTCTCTTCGGTTTCAGTAGCGAAGGACGGAATCCAGGCGCAGCGTGGAATGGACCGGCTCTCCTCGCGGAAAGGATACTCTGATTTCGATTTATGCAAAACCGCCCGGAACGCGCTGGAAAGCGCCGAGCGCCTGCTCAACTCCGGGCCATCTCCGAAAGGCCGCTTTCCTGTGATAATGGACCCCGAGATGACCGGGGTTTTTTCGCACGAGGCGCTGGGGCACGCGAGCGAGGGCGACAGCATAGTAGAACGAGAATCCCTACTGCGCGGCAAGATTGGAAAAAAGATTGCACACGAATCAGTAAGCATAACCGATGACCCCACGTTCGATTCCTTCGGCCAGTATTTTTACGATGATGAAGGCGTTCGGGCGCAGCCGGTCCCGATAATAGAAAAGGGCGTGCTGAAAAACTACTTGCATTCGCGCGGAAGCGCGTTTTCCCTGAAAACAGCTAGCAACGGCCACGCCCGCGCAGAAAGCCCTGCGTTCCCGCCTGTAGTGCGCATGAGCAACACCCTATTCCAGAAAGGGAGCGCAAATGAATCCGAAGTTTTTGACGTGAAGCAAGGAATTTACGTCATAGGGATGAAGGGCGGGAGCGTGGACATTTTCTCAGGGAACTTCATGTTCGCGGCAAAGGAAGCGTACCTAGTCAAGAACGGCTCAAAGGAGAAAATCCTGCGCGATGTCACAGTGAGCGGCCACATACTTGAGACGCTCGGGAAAGTGGAGCGCGTAGGGAAGGATTTCGGGACCAGCCCGGGCTTCTGCGGGAAGATGGCCCAGAGCGTTCCTGTTTCCGACGGAGGCCCGCACGTGCGCGTTTCGGAGATGAAAATCGGCTAA
- a CDS encoding RAD55 family ATPase yields the protein MAKEREFFRKDRVSTGIDELDVVLEGGYQNPGTAMVVGPAGQEKLAFAFHFAFAGSNEGEKIAYVSMDMSPEEVESKSNSLGMNLKKHTGKELVFIDAYSQTVGAKETGRSDIMIPGPAALNDLSLALNDVIGQSEGKKLRVIFHSLSTLSLYSQPDTVIKFLQVIQGRLKGANATSLWLVDEGMHDKKFITSLESLCDQVLYFSQKAGAHELTVPNSPMALPIRLGPAGLEVL from the coding sequence ATGGCAAAGGAGCGCGAATTCTTCCGCAAGGACCGGGTGTCGACCGGCATAGACGAATTGGACGTGGTGCTCGAGGGCGGCTACCAGAACCCGGGCACCGCGATGGTGGTCGGGCCGGCAGGGCAGGAGAAGCTCGCATTCGCGTTCCACTTCGCGTTCGCAGGATCAAACGAGGGCGAAAAGATAGCCTACGTTTCCATGGACATGAGCCCCGAGGAAGTGGAATCCAAATCCAACTCCCTCGGCATGAACCTCAAGAAACACACCGGCAAGGAGCTCGTTTTCATAGACGCGTATTCCCAGACCGTGGGCGCGAAGGAAACCGGAAGGAGCGACATAATGATTCCAGGGCCTGCCGCGCTCAACGACCTCTCGCTCGCGCTCAACGACGTGATAGGCCAGAGCGAGGGGAAGAAGCTGCGCGTCATTTTCCATTCACTCTCAACGCTCAGCCTCTATTCCCAGCCAGACACCGTGATAAAATTCCTGCAGGTGATACAGGGCAGGCTGAAGGGCGCGAACGCGACCAGCCTGTGGCTCGTTGATGAAGGGATGCACGACAAGAAGTTCATAACCAGCCTGGAAAGCCTGTGCGACCAGGTCCTTTATTTCTCCCAGAAAGCCGGCGCGCACGAGCTCACTGTGCCCAACAGCCCGATGGCGCTCCCGATAAGGCTCGGCCCGGCCGGCCTCGAGGTCCTTTAG